A genomic window from Camelus ferus isolate YT-003-E chromosome X, BCGSAC_Cfer_1.0, whole genome shotgun sequence includes:
- the RIPPLY1 gene encoding protein ripply1 isoform X1: protein MHTLRMDPTAPVAAATPAPTLAAAPAPVQDPLALLGLGSPSPLLSSGQEVDGSERGACLWRPWLTSTNDLPRQVRKSVGLATGGATGAKVTKADSEFHHPVRLFWPKSRSFDYLYSDGEILLQNFPVQATINLYEDPDSEKEEEEEEEEDKEDEADEKGPEGGVKVPGSAPQMATAPPPFLPQTCPI, encoded by the exons ATGCACACACTAAGGATGGACCCCACTGCTCCCGTGGCCGCTGCCACCCCAGCCCCGACCCTGGCCGCGGCTCCAGCCCCAGTGCAGGACCCCCTGGCACTCCTCGGCCTGGGAAGCCCATcgccccttctctcctctgggcAAGAAGTAGATGGGAGTGAAAG AGGAGCTTGTCTTTGGAGGCCCTGGCTGACCTCTACAAACGACCTCCCAAGGCAGGTGAGGAAATCGGTGGGTTTG GCCACTGGTGGGGCAACAGGTGCCAAGGTCACCAAGGCTGACTCCGAGTTCCATCACCCCGTCAG GCTCTTCTGGCCTAAATCCCGCTCCTTTGACTACCTGTACAGTGATGGGGAGATTTTACTACAGAACTTCCCTGTTCAGGCGACCATCAACCTCTATGAGGACCCAGAcagtgaaaaagaggaagaagaggaggaagaggaggacaaaGAAGATGAGGCAGATGAAAAGGGGCCAGAAGGGGGTGTGAAGGTACCAGGGTCAGCTCCACAGATGGCCACggctcctcctcctttcctgccccagacctgtCCCATCTGA
- the RIPPLY1 gene encoding protein ripply1 isoform X2: protein MHTLRMDPTAPVAAATPAPTLAAAPAPVQDPLALLGLGSPSPLLSSGQEVDGSERGACLWRPWLTSTNDLPRQATGGATGAKVTKADSEFHHPVRLFWPKSRSFDYLYSDGEILLQNFPVQATINLYEDPDSEKEEEEEEEEDKEDEADEKGPEGGVKVPGSAPQMATAPPPFLPQTCPI, encoded by the exons ATGCACACACTAAGGATGGACCCCACTGCTCCCGTGGCCGCTGCCACCCCAGCCCCGACCCTGGCCGCGGCTCCAGCCCCAGTGCAGGACCCCCTGGCACTCCTCGGCCTGGGAAGCCCATcgccccttctctcctctgggcAAGAAGTAGATGGGAGTGAAAG AGGAGCTTGTCTTTGGAGGCCCTGGCTGACCTCTACAAACGACCTCCCAAGGCAG GCCACTGGTGGGGCAACAGGTGCCAAGGTCACCAAGGCTGACTCCGAGTTCCATCACCCCGTCAG GCTCTTCTGGCCTAAATCCCGCTCCTTTGACTACCTGTACAGTGATGGGGAGATTTTACTACAGAACTTCCCTGTTCAGGCGACCATCAACCTCTATGAGGACCCAGAcagtgaaaaagaggaagaagaggaggaagaggaggacaaaGAAGATGAGGCAGATGAAAAGGGGCCAGAAGGGGGTGTGAAGGTACCAGGGTCAGCTCCACAGATGGCCACggctcctcctcctttcctgccccagacctgtCCCATCTGA